In Rouxiella sp. WC2420, the following proteins share a genomic window:
- a CDS encoding SDR family oxidoreductase: MEIKKTALVTGGNKGIGFAIVRGLARTGMSVWLGARDRSRGEEAVAILRQEGLDVRLLELDVADEASVQNAAAELAHELGSLDVLVNNAGILSDIITPPSQVSIKDMKAVYEVNLFGPVRVTQAFLSLLKASGEARIVMMGSGVGSLTLITDPTSIYSGVNLLDYTSSKVALNAVTVSFAKELEPFGIKVNAVEPGHVRTDLNANTGFLTPDEGAATAIKMALTGPDGPTGGFFGSHGRQPW; the protein is encoded by the coding sequence GTGGAGATAAAAAAGACCGCGCTTGTTACCGGGGGCAATAAAGGGATTGGTTTTGCTATCGTCAGAGGCCTCGCAAGAACGGGTATGTCAGTCTGGTTGGGTGCGCGCGATCGCAGTCGTGGTGAAGAAGCAGTTGCCATCCTGCGCCAGGAAGGTCTTGACGTCAGGCTACTAGAATTGGATGTTGCAGATGAAGCAAGCGTGCAGAACGCGGCTGCAGAACTTGCGCATGAACTGGGTTCTCTCGACGTTCTTGTTAATAATGCGGGCATTCTCAGTGATATCATCACACCTCCGAGCCAGGTCAGTATCAAAGACATGAAAGCGGTTTATGAAGTCAATCTCTTCGGCCCGGTACGCGTGACGCAGGCCTTTCTGTCCCTGCTTAAAGCTTCTGGAGAGGCCCGGATCGTAATGATGGGCAGTGGCGTGGGTTCTCTGACGCTGATTACCGATCCAACTTCGATATATTCAGGCGTTAATCTCCTTGATTATACCTCTTCGAAGGTCGCCCTGAATGCCGTTACGGTTTCATTTGCAAAGGAACTTGAACCCTTTGGGATCAAAGTGAACGCTGTTGAACCCGGCCATGTACGAACCGATTTAAATGCCAACACCGGCTTTCTGACACCGGATGAAGGGGCTGCAACGGCAATAAAAATGGCGTTAACGGGGCCGGACGGACCTACAGGTGGTTTCTTCGGCAGTCACGGACGCCAGCCCTGGTAA
- a CDS encoding nuclear transport factor 2 family protein, translating into MVNSVHAENEQRYFDELKIQRLLASYVHNLDDGKFAENAELFKHAEFIVLSDTAHGSEEVEQFFNRGVQRHKDGTPRTWHNVSNVLIDVSPSGSSATCVSYFTVHQELEGFPLQPICTGRYYDSFEKHDGQWRFRSRNVVPRLMGELQFHVGTPIDSSQTEGA; encoded by the coding sequence ATGGTTAATTCAGTTCACGCAGAAAATGAACAACGTTATTTCGATGAATTAAAAATTCAGCGTTTACTTGCTTCCTACGTCCACAACCTGGATGACGGAAAGTTTGCTGAGAATGCCGAGTTATTTAAACATGCTGAATTTATTGTTCTCAGTGATACGGCACATGGTAGTGAAGAGGTCGAGCAGTTTTTTAACCGTGGCGTTCAGCGCCATAAGGATGGAACTCCCCGGACGTGGCATAACGTTTCTAATGTGCTGATAGATGTATCACCATCCGGTAGTTCAGCTACCTGCGTCAGCTATTTCACTGTACATCAGGAACTGGAGGGGTTTCCTTTGCAGCCTATATGTACAGGGCGGTATTACGACAGTTTTGAAAAACATGACGGTCAGTGGCGTTTTAGGTCGCGCAACGTTGTTCCCCGGCTGATGGGCGAACTTCAGTTTCACGTAGGCACGCCCATCGACAGTTCACAGACTGAGGGGGCGTAG
- a CDS encoding SDR family NAD(P)-dependent oxidoreductase, producing the protein MTHSFQNKIAVVTGASSGIGLGIAQELAALGATVIITGRDKNKLESALSTLGPDASQFQVDVSSLSELDDFYQQILSRFGRIDILIANAGMGEFEPLGQITPEKFDRQFTTNVRGITFTVQKALPLMKSGSSIVITGSTASINPGQGLSVYGGTKAALRAMVRSWILDIKGAGVRINILSPGPVDTQSLHDFLPEPVDAILQSLRDRSPIGRIGQTDEIAKAVVFLASDDASYINGAEIFADGGASQI; encoded by the coding sequence GTGACTCACTCATTTCAGAACAAAATCGCGGTTGTGACCGGCGCATCATCCGGTATCGGTCTTGGTATCGCACAGGAATTAGCAGCGCTCGGTGCAACTGTGATCATTACCGGGCGGGACAAGAATAAACTTGAATCTGCGCTCAGTACTCTTGGACCGGATGCGAGTCAGTTTCAGGTGGATGTATCCAGCCTCTCTGAACTGGATGATTTTTATCAGCAAATATTGTCCCGGTTTGGTCGCATCGACATCCTGATAGCAAATGCCGGCATGGGAGAATTTGAACCCCTTGGGCAGATTACCCCGGAGAAGTTCGATCGTCAGTTCACAACGAACGTAAGGGGTATCACATTTACCGTTCAGAAAGCCTTACCACTTATGAAATCAGGCAGCAGCATTGTTATTACAGGCTCAACAGCCTCCATTAATCCCGGTCAGGGCCTCAGTGTTTATGGAGGCACCAAGGCTGCTTTACGCGCAATGGTACGCAGCTGGATTCTGGACATAAAAGGTGCCGGCGTTCGCATTAATATTCTCAGCCCCGGACCGGTGGATACTCAATCCTTACACGATTTCCTTCCCGAACCCGTTGACGCCATCCTGCAGTCTTTGCGTGACCGCAGTCCGATTGGTCGCATCGGCCAGACAGACGAAATAGCAAAAGCTGTTGTTTTCCTTGCCAGTGATGATGCCAGTTATATCAACGGCGCGGAAATTTTTGCCGATGGCGGGGCATCTCAGATCTGA
- a CDS encoding TetR/AcrR family transcriptional regulator produces MKQANRLRRPAFDREAGVAIAQALFHENGYDAVSIADLTEALNIKPPSFYAAYGSKVGLYERSLERYARESALPLNKLLSTDKTVAKGVEGLLVAAARQYGRHKHQRGCLVTEGMRADDKDAREVACKLARPGITAINDWLMAVCPESADCLIDFIVVTLKGLSAAAYQGMPQRRLVETAKIAAQVVATHINT; encoded by the coding sequence ATGAAACAAGCAAACAGACTGCGGCGACCTGCCTTTGATCGCGAAGCAGGAGTAGCAATTGCACAAGCACTCTTTCATGAAAATGGCTATGACGCTGTCAGTATTGCTGACCTGACTGAGGCGCTGAATATAAAGCCGCCAAGTTTTTATGCTGCATATGGCAGTAAGGTTGGACTGTATGAACGGAGCCTAGAGCGTTATGCGCGGGAGAGTGCGCTTCCCCTGAACAAATTATTATCAACTGATAAAACTGTTGCGAAAGGCGTGGAAGGTTTGCTGGTAGCAGCAGCCAGACAATATGGCCGTCATAAACATCAGCGAGGATGCCTTGTTACCGAAGGCATGCGGGCAGATGACAAAGATGCCCGTGAAGTGGCGTGCAAACTGGCAAGACCGGGAATTACAGCCATAAATGACTGGCTAATGGCCGTGTGCCCGGAGTCAGCAGACTGTCTTATAGACTTTATCGTGGTAACGCTGAAAGGATTATCTGCTGCTGCGTATCAGGGCATGCCACAACGCAGACTGGTAGAAACGGCAAAAATAGCTGCACAGGTTGTAGCCACGCATATCAATACATGA
- a CDS encoding transcriptional regulator produces MLREQVLDQTLNFLEQRGLATLSLDSVAELVDVPLNELTLYWPDAEALLYDSLRHHGEQIEVWRRQLMLDETLTPPQKLLARYKVLNEQVRQERYPGCLFIAACSFYPDRESPIHQLAEQQKQASYHYTLSLLQEMGSDDAEMVAHQMELILEGCLSRLLVKRQLHDVEVAHRLAEDVLNIARCREHGALS; encoded by the coding sequence GTGCTACGTGAACAGGTATTAGATCAAACGCTTAACTTTTTAGAACAACGCGGTCTGGCAACCTTGTCGCTAGACTCCGTTGCCGAGTTGGTTGATGTTCCTCTCAACGAGCTAACTCTTTACTGGCCCGATGCCGAAGCGCTGCTTTACGACAGCCTGCGCCATCACGGTGAGCAGATTGAGGTCTGGCGTCGGCAGTTAATGCTTGATGAGACCCTGACGCCGCCGCAAAAACTGCTGGCACGTTATAAGGTTCTTAATGAGCAGGTCAGGCAAGAGCGCTATCCTGGCTGTCTGTTTATTGCAGCATGCAGTTTTTACCCGGATCGCGAATCGCCAATTCACCAGCTTGCCGAGCAGCAGAAACAGGCGTCTTATCACTATACCCTGTCGCTGTTACAAGAGATGGGATCAGACGATGCCGAAATGGTTGCCCACCAAATGGAGCTGATTCTGGAAGGTTGTTTAAGCAGGCTACTGGTAAAACGTCAGTTGCATGATGTCGAAGTTGCTCATCGTCTGGCGGAAGACGTGTTGAACATTGCGCGCTGTCGCGAACATGGCGCGCTTTCCTGA
- a CDS encoding protein-disulfide reductase DsbD, whose translation MTDYRVLKKLFPLCCLLLCSLLLLTTSSRASLFGGSDTPHFVTVDQAFNFDFSQKGSDLALNWQIKDGYYLYRQKIEIVPANATLAAYILPKGLAHHDEFFGDSEIYKNALNISIPLREVKADAKVRVTYQGCAAAGFCYPPETREIPLAEVAAYTNSGTADNTNTATVTTPAASVSVQSAAQSTPLPFSPLWALIIGIGIAFTPCVLPMYPLISSIILGRERPHSLKRIFLLAMLYVQGMALTYTLLGVIVAAAGLQFQAALQSPWVLIALSVMFIALALSMFGLFTLQLPSSVQTRLALMSNEQKGGSLIGVFIMGALAGLICSPCTTAPLSAILLYIAQSGNPWAGAGTLYLYALGMGIPLIAATMFGNRLLPRSGPWMHYVKEGFGFVILALPVFLLERILGDTWGLRLWSILGIAFFGWALQLSLKSSRGLIRLLQLVFLAAALIVSRPLQDWVFGQPDAAQSATQKLNFQKIQNVEQLNAALQQAHGKRVMLDLYADWCVACKEFDKYTFTAPEVHSALANTLLLQADVTQNSAEQAALLKRLNVLGLPTILFFGPEGKEIPQSRVTGFMDSAEFSNHLHNTQP comes from the coding sequence GTGACGGATTACCGAGTTTTAAAAAAATTATTCCCGCTTTGCTGTCTGCTGTTATGCAGCCTGTTGCTTTTGACAACCAGCAGCCGGGCATCGCTGTTTGGCGGCTCTGATACGCCACATTTTGTTACTGTCGATCAGGCATTCAACTTTGATTTTTCTCAGAAAGGCTCGGATCTTGCTCTCAACTGGCAAATAAAAGACGGCTACTATCTCTATCGTCAGAAAATCGAAATCGTGCCCGCCAACGCCACATTGGCGGCGTATATTTTGCCAAAAGGTTTGGCGCACCATGACGAATTTTTCGGTGATTCCGAGATCTACAAAAACGCGCTGAATATTTCAATCCCGCTGCGCGAGGTGAAGGCCGATGCCAAAGTCCGCGTAACCTATCAGGGCTGCGCGGCGGCAGGTTTCTGTTATCCACCGGAAACGCGCGAGATCCCGCTTGCCGAGGTGGCGGCTTATACGAATTCAGGCACAGCTGACAATACCAATACCGCCACGGTTACGACGCCAGCAGCCTCGGTTAGCGTGCAAAGCGCAGCACAGAGCACGCCTTTGCCGTTCTCACCGCTGTGGGCTTTGATTATTGGTATCGGTATCGCCTTTACCCCTTGCGTACTGCCGATGTATCCGTTGATTTCGAGCATTATTCTGGGCCGCGAACGCCCACACAGCCTTAAACGTATCTTTTTGCTGGCCATGCTGTATGTGCAGGGTATGGCGCTAACTTACACGCTGCTTGGTGTCATTGTTGCCGCAGCCGGATTGCAGTTTCAGGCAGCCCTGCAAAGCCCGTGGGTGCTGATTGCACTGTCGGTGATGTTTATTGCTCTGGCGCTGTCGATGTTCGGCCTGTTTACACTGCAACTCCCTTCCTCCGTGCAGACACGGCTTGCGCTGATGAGTAATGAGCAAAAAGGCGGATCGCTGATTGGCGTGTTTATCATGGGCGCTCTGGCCGGGCTGATTTGTTCTCCTTGCACCACTGCGCCACTCAGCGCTATTTTGCTTTATATCGCACAAAGCGGAAATCCGTGGGCCGGAGCAGGCACGCTGTATCTGTACGCGCTGGGCATGGGGATCCCTCTGATCGCCGCCACAATGTTTGGTAATCGTCTGCTGCCGCGAAGCGGTCCGTGGATGCACTATGTCAAAGAAGGCTTTGGTTTTGTCATTCTGGCACTGCCGGTGTTTTTGCTGGAAAGAATATTGGGCGATACCTGGGGGCTGCGGCTGTGGAGTATTCTCGGCATCGCCTTCTTCGGCTGGGCATTACAGCTAAGCCTGAAAAGTTCACGCGGGCTGATCAGGCTACTCCAGCTGGTGTTTCTCGCCGCTGCGCTGATTGTTAGTCGCCCGTTGCAGGATTGGGTATTTGGGCAGCCTGATGCCGCCCAGTCAGCCACTCAAAAGCTTAACTTTCAGAAAATTCAGAATGTTGAACAGCTTAATGCTGCATTGCAGCAGGCGCACGGCAAACGCGTGATGCTAGATCTTTACGCTGACTGGTGTGTCGCCTGTAAAGAGTTCGACAAGTACACATTCACGGCTCCCGAGGTGCATAGCGCTCTTGCCAACACCTTGTTATTACAGGCGGATGTCACTCAAAATAGTGCTGAACAGGCTGCACTGCTCAAGCGCCTGAACGTGCTGGGGCTGCCGACTATTTTATTCTTTGGGCCTGAGGGTAAGGAAATCCCACAGTCACGGGTTACCGGTTTTATGGACAGCGCCGAATTCAGCAATCATTTGCACAATACTCAGCCTTAA
- the aspA gene encoding aspartate ammonia-lyase — protein MSNTIRIEEDLLGTREVPADAYWGIHTLRAVENFYISNTKISDVPEFVRGMVMVKKAAALANKELQTIPRKIADIIIQACDEVLDKGKCMDQFPIDVFQGGAGTSVNMNTNEVLANIGLELMGHQKGDYQFLNPNDHLNKCQSTNDAYPTGFRLAVYSSQLKLIDAIAQLGDGFERKAVEFAKILKMGRTQLQDAVPMTLGQEFHAFNVLLKEETRNLLRTGELLLEVNLGATAIGTRLNTPEGYQALAVQKLAEVSNLPCVPAEDLIEATSDCGAYVMVHSSLKRLAVKLSKICNDLRLLSSGPRAGLNEINLPELQAGSSIMPAKVNPVIPEVVNQVCFKVIGNDVCVTMAAEAGQLQLNVMEPVIGQAMFESIHILTNACYNLLEKCINGITANKEVCEFYVFNSIGIVTYLNPFIGHHNGDIVGKICAETGKSVREVVLERGLLTEAELDDIFSIENLMHPAYKAKRYTDENEQ, from the coding sequence ATGTCAAATACGATACGTATCGAGGAAGATCTGCTGGGTACACGTGAAGTCCCTGCCGATGCTTACTGGGGTATCCATACCCTGCGCGCTGTTGAAAACTTTTATATCAGTAACACTAAAATCAGCGATGTTCCCGAGTTTGTCCGGGGCATGGTGATGGTCAAGAAAGCTGCCGCATTAGCTAATAAAGAGCTGCAGACTATCCCGCGTAAAATAGCCGACATCATTATTCAGGCTTGTGATGAAGTGTTGGACAAAGGGAAATGCATGGATCAGTTCCCGATCGATGTTTTCCAGGGCGGTGCCGGTACCTCCGTTAACATGAACACCAATGAGGTGTTGGCGAACATTGGTCTCGAGCTGATGGGGCACCAGAAAGGTGATTACCAATTCCTCAACCCCAACGACCATCTGAACAAATGCCAGTCCACCAACGATGCCTACCCGACCGGCTTCCGTCTGGCGGTCTACTCTTCACAGTTAAAGCTGATTGACGCCATTGCCCAGCTGGGTGACGGTTTTGAGCGTAAGGCGGTTGAGTTCGCAAAAATTCTTAAGATGGGTCGTACTCAGTTGCAAGACGCAGTGCCGATGACGCTGGGTCAGGAGTTCCACGCCTTCAACGTTCTGCTAAAAGAAGAAACCCGTAATCTGCTGCGTACCGGCGAATTGCTGCTCGAAGTTAACCTCGGCGCGACCGCAATCGGTACTCGTTTGAATACGCCGGAAGGCTATCAGGCGCTGGCGGTACAGAAGCTGGCAGAAGTCAGCAATCTGCCGTGTGTGCCAGCGGAAGACCTGATTGAAGCAACCTCTGACTGTGGCGCTTACGTGATGGTGCACAGCTCGCTAAAACGCCTGGCGGTCAAGCTGTCTAAAATCTGTAACGACCTTCGCCTGCTGTCTTCCGGGCCGCGCGCTGGTCTGAATGAAATCAACCTGCCTGAATTGCAGGCTGGTTCGTCAATCATGCCTGCCAAGGTCAATCCTGTGATCCCCGAAGTGGTGAATCAGGTATGCTTCAAGGTCATCGGCAACGACGTTTGTGTCACGATGGCGGCAGAAGCAGGACAATTGCAGCTTAACGTAATGGAGCCGGTTATCGGCCAGGCAATGTTCGAGTCAATTCATATTCTGACCAACGCCTGCTACAACCTGCTGGAAAAATGCATTAATGGCATTACCGCCAACAAAGAAGTTTGCGAATTCTATGTCTTTAACTCGATCGGCATTGTCACCTATCTGAATCCGTTTATCGGCCACCACAATGGCGACATTGTTGGCAAGATTTGCGCAGAAACCGGTAAAAGCGTGCGCGAAGTGGTGTTGGAACGTGGGTTACTGACCGAGGCCGAGCTGGATGATATTTTCTCTATCGAGAACCTGATGCATCCGGCCTACAAGGCAAAACGCTACACCGACGAAAACGAGCAATAA
- a CDS encoding FxsA family protein: MRWLPLLVLFLLAYIEITIFIKVAAAIGVAMTLLLVVFTSCVGVSLVRNQGMKTIFQMQQKMALGESPAAEMVKSVSLVLAGFLLVIPGFFTDILGLLLLLPPVQKLLTLRLLPHLRVYRPGGAGPTAGNTFEGEFQRKDENPERLIRPYDEDRHDPKDH, translated from the coding sequence GTGCGCTGGTTACCCCTTTTAGTGTTATTTCTATTGGCTTACATAGAAATAACCATATTCATTAAAGTTGCTGCTGCGATAGGCGTGGCAATGACTCTGCTGCTGGTGGTATTTACCTCCTGCGTCGGGGTGTCGCTGGTGCGAAATCAGGGCATGAAGACTATTTTCCAGATGCAGCAGAAAATGGCGCTGGGTGAAAGCCCGGCGGCTGAAATGGTCAAAAGTGTTTCCTTGGTATTGGCCGGTTTTTTGCTGGTAATACCTGGCTTCTTCACTGATATTCTCGGCCTGCTGCTTTTACTGCCGCCGGTGCAAAAATTGCTGACCCTGAGGCTGTTGCCGCATTTACGGGTCTATCGCCCCGGCGGTGCCGGCCCAACGGCAGGCAATACTTTTGAAGGCGAATTTCAGCGCAAGGATGAAAACCCCGAGCGTTTGATTCGCCCGTATGATGAAGATCGACACGATCCCAAGGATCATTAA
- a CDS encoding co-chaperone GroES encodes MKIRPLHDRVIVKRKEVESKSAGGIVLTGSAAGKSTRGEILAVGHGRILENGEVKALDVKVGDIVIFNDGYGVKAEKIDNEEVLIMSESDILAIVEA; translated from the coding sequence ATGAAAATTCGTCCATTGCATGACCGCGTTATCGTCAAGCGTAAAGAAGTTGAATCCAAATCTGCTGGCGGCATCGTTTTGACTGGCTCAGCAGCGGGTAAATCAACCCGTGGTGAGATTCTGGCCGTCGGTCATGGTCGCATTCTGGAAAACGGTGAAGTGAAAGCGCTCGACGTTAAAGTTGGCGACATCGTCATCTTCAACGACGGTTACGGCGTCAAAGCTGAGAAGATCGACAATGAAGAAGTGTTGATCATGTCTGAGAGCGACATTCTGGCTATCGTTGAAGCCTAA
- the groL gene encoding chaperonin GroEL (60 kDa chaperone family; promotes refolding of misfolded polypeptides especially under stressful conditions; forms two stacked rings of heptamers to form a barrel-shaped 14mer; ends can be capped by GroES; misfolded proteins enter the barrel where they are refolded when GroES binds), whose translation MSAKDVKFGNDARVKMLNGVNILANAVKVTLGPKGRNVVLDKSFGAPTITKDGVSVAREIELEDKFENMGAQMVKEVASKANDAAGDGTTTATVLAQAIIIEGLKAVAAGMNPMDIKRGIDKAVIAAVEELKTLSVPCSDSKAIAQVGTISANSDETVGKLIAQAMEKVGKEGVITVEEGTGLIDELDVVEGMQFDRGYLSPYFINKPETGSIELESPFILLADKKIGNIREMLPVLEAVAKAGKPLLIIAEDVEGEALATLVVNTMRGIVKVAAVKAPGFGDRRKAMLQDIATLTGGTVISEEIGMELEKATLEDMGQAKRVVINKDTTIIIDGIGDETTIQSRVTQIRQQIEEATSDYDKEKLQERVAKLAGGVAVLKVGAATEVEMKEKKARVEDALHATRAAVEEGVVAGGGVALIRVAHKLAGLKGDNEDQTVGIKVALRAMEAPLRQIVINAGEEASVIANNVKAGEGSYGYNAYSEEYGDMIAMGILDPTKVTRSALQYASSVAGLMITTECMITDLPKDDKVDMGGAGGMGGMGGMGGMM comes from the coding sequence ATGTCAGCTAAAGATGTAAAATTCGGTAATGACGCCCGCGTAAAAATGCTGAACGGCGTAAACATTCTTGCTAACGCAGTTAAAGTTACCTTAGGTCCTAAAGGCCGTAACGTAGTTTTGGACAAATCTTTTGGTGCGCCAACCATTACTAAAGATGGCGTCTCTGTAGCGCGTGAAATCGAACTGGAAGACAAGTTCGAAAACATGGGCGCTCAGATGGTGAAAGAAGTTGCGTCCAAAGCTAACGATGCTGCAGGTGACGGTACAACTACTGCTACCGTTCTGGCTCAGGCAATCATCATCGAAGGCCTGAAAGCTGTTGCTGCCGGCATGAACCCAATGGACATCAAACGCGGCATCGACAAAGCGGTTATCGCTGCTGTCGAAGAGCTGAAAACGCTGTCTGTTCCTTGTTCAGACTCTAAAGCTATCGCTCAGGTTGGTACTATTTCTGCCAACTCCGACGAAACCGTGGGCAAACTGATTGCTCAGGCGATGGAAAAAGTGGGTAAAGAAGGCGTTATCACCGTTGAAGAAGGCACTGGCCTGATCGACGAGCTTGACGTTGTTGAAGGTATGCAGTTCGACCGCGGTTACCTGTCTCCTTACTTCATCAACAAGCCTGAAACAGGTTCTATCGAACTCGAAAGCCCGTTCATCCTGCTGGCTGACAAAAAAATCGGCAACATCCGTGAAATGCTGCCAGTGCTGGAAGCCGTTGCGAAAGCCGGTAAACCACTGCTGATCATTGCTGAAGACGTTGAAGGTGAAGCTCTGGCAACGCTGGTGGTTAACACCATGCGCGGCATCGTTAAAGTTGCTGCTGTTAAAGCACCAGGCTTCGGCGACCGTCGTAAAGCTATGCTGCAAGACATCGCAACTCTGACCGGCGGTACTGTAATCTCTGAAGAGATCGGTATGGAGCTGGAAAAAGCGACTCTTGAAGACATGGGTCAGGCTAAGCGTGTTGTTATCAACAAAGATACCACCATCATCATCGACGGTATTGGCGACGAAACCACGATTCAGAGCCGCGTAACTCAGATTCGTCAGCAGATCGAAGAAGCGACCTCAGATTACGATAAAGAAAAACTGCAAGAGCGTGTGGCTAAACTGGCAGGCGGCGTTGCTGTTCTGAAAGTTGGCGCAGCGACTGAAGTTGAAATGAAAGAGAAGAAAGCCCGCGTTGAAGATGCCCTGCACGCTACCCGTGCTGCGGTTGAAGAAGGCGTGGTTGCTGGTGGTGGTGTTGCGCTGATCCGCGTTGCTCACAAACTGGCTGGCCTGAAAGGCGACAACGAAGACCAGACAGTAGGTATCAAAGTTGCACTGCGTGCAATGGAAGCGCCTCTGCGTCAGATCGTTATCAATGCCGGTGAAGAAGCTTCTGTTATCGCCAACAACGTGAAAGCGGGCGAAGGCAGCTACGGCTACAACGCTTACAGCGAAGAATACGGCGACATGATCGCGATGGGTATCCTGGATCCAACTAAAGTTACTCGTTCTGCTCTGCAGTACGCGTCTTCTGTAGCGGGCCTGATGATCACCACCGAGTGCATGATCACCGACCTGCCTAAAGACGACAAAGTCGACATGGGTGGCGCTGGCGGTATGGGTGGAATGGGCGGCATGGGCGGCATGATGTAA
- a CDS encoding DUF4156 domain-containing protein, translating to MRIKMLLGLSAVMLLAGCSTAHQLSSAGQQVKFTDDKPSSHCQLLGTVTGAQSNWMSGTSGDGSSMRGAANDLRNKAADMGGNTIYGANSPTQSVFSSFAPLDSKMVGQVYKCP from the coding sequence ATGCGGATTAAAATGTTGCTTGGCCTTTCGGCAGTCATGCTGCTGGCAGGTTGCAGCACAGCACACCAATTAAGCTCTGCCGGTCAGCAGGTGAAATTCACCGATGACAAACCGAGCAGCCACTGTCAGCTACTGGGAACCGTGACCGGTGCTCAAAGTAACTGGATGTCAGGCACCTCGGGTGATGGCAGTTCCATGCGCGGTGCTGCAAACGACCTGCGTAACAAGGCGGCAGACATGGGCGGTAATACTATTTATGGTGCCAATAGCCCAACGCAGAGTGTTTTCTCCAGCTTTGCGCCGCTGGACAGCAAAATGGTCGGACAGGTTTATAAGTGCCCGTAA
- the epmB gene encoding EF-P beta-lysylation protein EpmB yields MAHIVTLNTPFREDWLYQLGDVITDPDELLTLLALNDHAELQQGHDARRLFPLRVPRAFVARMQPGDPQDPLLLQVLTAREEFITAPGYSTDPLDEQKSVVPGLLHKYRNRALLLVKGGCAVNCRYCFRRHFPYQENQGNKNNWSQALEYIRTQPELDEIIFSGGDPLMAKDHELDWLITRLEEIPHIKRLRIHTRLPVVIPARITRELCQRLSESRLQVLLVTHINHANEIDDALRDSMTRLKKAGVTLLNQSVLLRGVNDCADKLAMLSNALFDAGILPYYIHVLDKVQGAAHFMVEDEEARMLIKGLLSRVSGYLVPTLTREIGGEPSKTPLDLRLTQS; encoded by the coding sequence ATGGCACACATTGTAACCCTAAATACGCCATTTAGAGAAGATTGGTTGTATCAACTCGGCGATGTAATTACGGACCCGGATGAACTGCTTACTCTTCTGGCACTTAACGATCATGCAGAACTGCAGCAGGGCCACGATGCCCGTCGTTTATTCCCGTTGCGCGTGCCTCGCGCATTTGTTGCACGCATGCAGCCGGGCGATCCACAAGACCCGTTACTTTTGCAGGTACTGACTGCCCGTGAGGAATTCATCACGGCACCTGGCTATAGCACCGACCCGCTGGATGAACAAAAAAGCGTGGTGCCGGGGTTGTTGCACAAGTATCGCAATCGCGCGTTGCTGCTGGTCAAAGGCGGCTGTGCGGTGAACTGTCGCTACTGCTTCAGACGCCATTTCCCCTATCAGGAAAATCAGGGAAACAAAAATAACTGGTCTCAGGCGCTGGAGTATATCCGCACTCAGCCAGAACTGGATGAAATAATTTTCTCCGGTGGTGATCCGCTGATGGCTAAAGACCACGAACTCGACTGGTTAATCACCCGGCTTGAGGAGATACCGCATATAAAACGCCTGCGAATTCATACACGTCTGCCGGTGGTTATCCCTGCACGTATCACTCGGGAACTTTGCCAGCGACTAAGCGAATCACGTCTGCAGGTGTTGTTGGTGACCCATATTAATCACGCCAATGAAATAGATGACGCACTTCGAGACAGCATGACGCGTCTGAAAAAAGCCGGTGTCACGCTGCTCAACCAGAGCGTTTTGCTGCGTGGCGTGAATGACTGTGCCGACAAGCTGGCAATGCTAAGCAATGCGCTGTTCGATGCCGGTATCCTTCCGTACTACATCCACGTTTTGGACAAAGTTCAGGGCGCGGCGCACTTTATGGTCGAAGACGAAGAGGCGCGGATGCTGATAAAAGGTCTGTTGAGTCGCGTTTCGGGCTACCTGGTGCCAACACTGACGCGTGAAATCGGCGGTGAGCCGAGTAAAACACCGCTGGATTTACGCCTGACTCAGTCCTGA